In the Ilumatobacteraceae bacterium genome, one interval contains:
- a CDS encoding DEAD/DEAH box helicase family protein encodes MFEHARWFDVEQRPATFECVVDSATGVGKTYIIAGLIEYFAAARATRNFAVICPNRTILTKTIANFTPGNAKSIAGAMESRPAIITADNFNTPATRALLDDDTVTKLHVFTVQSLTKPTTKQGRKTHTFQEGLGAGFYEHLAELEDLVVLADEHHTYFGKAFSRAIADLTPHMMVGLTATPDKKTPDDQIVYRYPLAAAIADGYVKAPVIVGRRDDRRDDLTKLTDGVTMLGYKADFLDAYTTENDLPAVNPVMLVIAGDTDEANEFRKILESSSFEGGKWLGSILTIHSKLKGSELETALEDLAKIEAPDSPVRIVISVGMLKEGWDAKNVYVIASMRASVSVVLTEQTLGRGLRLPFGKLTGNEMLDTLEVLAHERYEDLLKAKGVLNEKFVDHRTRAVLRQNSSGQTVVVSENTEVGASVVDLPVPTSSGQVEPIEHPGRPAVASVEDRTEQVTAASEDLVLFTEYGPNADLPAISVPRLAMSRVEARFSLADIVDLDPFRELGRRLAAQPEQEFTRTKVTAQVVTSLDGLRRTQMVTVSAADTLLASTQRLPLGTLREQLTDAILAAPVVPARAAEARSVGPIIDAFLDGLGADAEELLSAYGGRAAGRLVELVTNEHRKHLAAPSYETVVEHTPIFGTRKSKRRVSLDPHEPFSRSVAYNSRQRSMYAVDWFDSSTERAVANLVDDSPDVLCWVRLLTGDMPVLWRSDNREYNADLVVVEKSQDRWVVEVKADRDMNNDEVKAKRKAAKRWANYVNADSLTEGKWHYLLVSEQDVADAAMSWSALKKLGA; translated from the coding sequence GTGTTCGAACACGCCCGTTGGTTCGACGTCGAGCAGCGACCGGCGACGTTCGAGTGCGTCGTCGACTCGGCAACTGGCGTGGGCAAGACCTACATCATCGCCGGGCTGATCGAATACTTCGCCGCCGCTCGCGCCACCCGCAACTTCGCAGTCATCTGCCCGAACCGGACAATCCTCACGAAGACCATCGCGAACTTCACACCCGGAAACGCCAAGAGCATCGCCGGCGCCATGGAATCGCGGCCGGCGATCATCACCGCCGACAACTTCAACACGCCGGCGACCCGGGCTCTGCTCGACGACGACACCGTCACGAAACTCCACGTGTTCACCGTGCAGTCGCTCACGAAGCCAACGACGAAGCAGGGCCGCAAGACCCATACGTTCCAGGAGGGGCTCGGAGCCGGCTTCTACGAACACCTGGCAGAGCTTGAGGACCTGGTAGTGCTCGCCGACGAGCATCACACCTACTTCGGTAAGGCGTTCTCGCGGGCGATTGCCGACCTGACCCCGCACATGATGGTCGGACTCACCGCCACGCCCGACAAGAAGACACCCGACGACCAGATCGTCTACCGGTACCCGCTCGCAGCTGCGATCGCCGATGGGTACGTCAAGGCACCCGTGATCGTCGGGCGCCGCGACGATCGACGGGACGACCTGACCAAACTCACCGACGGCGTCACGATGCTGGGCTACAAGGCCGACTTCCTCGACGCGTACACGACCGAGAATGACCTGCCTGCCGTCAACCCGGTGATGCTCGTCATCGCCGGCGACACGGACGAGGCAAACGAGTTCCGGAAGATCCTCGAATCCTCTTCATTCGAGGGTGGCAAATGGCTTGGTTCGATCCTGACCATTCACTCGAAGCTGAAGGGGTCCGAGCTCGAAACTGCCCTCGAAGACCTGGCGAAGATCGAGGCACCCGACTCGCCGGTGCGGATCGTGATCAGCGTCGGGATGCTGAAGGAGGGTTGGGATGCGAAGAACGTCTACGTGATTGCCTCGATGCGCGCATCGGTCTCGGTGGTCCTCACGGAGCAGACGCTCGGCCGAGGACTGCGCCTCCCGTTCGGCAAGCTGACCGGCAACGAGATGCTCGACACGCTTGAGGTCCTCGCGCACGAACGGTACGAGGACCTGCTCAAGGCCAAAGGTGTCCTCAACGAGAAGTTCGTGGACCATCGCACCCGCGCAGTACTGCGGCAGAACTCGTCAGGCCAGACAGTCGTTGTGTCAGAAAACACTGAGGTCGGGGCCAGCGTCGTCGATCTTCCTGTACCCACCTCGAGCGGGCAGGTTGAGCCGATCGAACACCCTGGGCGACCAGCCGTTGCATCAGTCGAGGATCGCACCGAGCAAGTAACGGCAGCGTCCGAAGACCTCGTGCTGTTCACCGAGTACGGACCCAACGCAGACTTGCCCGCCATCAGCGTCCCACGCCTGGCTATGTCGCGCGTCGAAGCACGCTTCTCGCTCGCCGACATCGTCGACCTTGATCCATTTCGCGAACTCGGCCGTCGCCTCGCCGCCCAGCCCGAGCAAGAGTTCACGCGAACCAAGGTCACGGCTCAAGTCGTCACCTCGCTCGACGGCCTTCGACGGACCCAAATGGTCACCGTCTCCGCCGCCGACACGTTGCTGGCATCCACGCAGCGCCTTCCGCTCGGCACACTGCGAGAGCAGCTCACTGACGCGATCCTGGCTGCACCTGTGGTGCCGGCACGTGCTGCGGAGGCGCGCTCTGTCGGCCCGATCATCGACGCATTCCTCGACGGGCTCGGCGCAGACGCAGAGGAACTGCTGTCCGCATACGGCGGCCGAGCTGCTGGCCGGCTGGTGGAACTCGTCACCAACGAGCACCGCAAGCATCTCGCCGCCCCGAGCTATGAGACCGTGGTTGAGCACACCCCAATCTTCGGGACCCGCAAGTCCAAACGGCGGGTCAGTCTCGACCCGCACGAACCGTTCTCGAGGTCGGTGGCCTACAACAGTCGGCAGAGGTCCATGTACGCAGTGGACTGGTTCGACTCGTCGACCGAGCGAGCAGTAGCGAACCTCGTTGACGACTCGCCTGACGTGCTGTGCTGGGTACGGCTTCTCACAGGAGACATGCCGGTGCTGTGGCGCTCCGACAATCGCGAGTACAACGCAGATCTCGTCGTGGTCGAGAAGTCCCAAGACCGGTGGGTGGTTGAGGTCAAGGCTGACCGCGACATGAACAACGACGAAGTCAAGGCGAAGCGCAAGGCGGCGAAGCGTTGGGCCAACTACGTCAATGCCGACTCGTTGACGGAGGGGAAGTGGCACTACCTCCTGGTGTCCGAGCAGGACGTCGCCGACGCCGCAATGTCGTGGTCGGCCCTCAAGAAGCTGGGCGCCTGA
- a CDS encoding site-specific DNA-methyltransferase — translation MKGRLELTWTNKHQALLTTEDGGYEWVAPTDHRVSEVRLLHSVDSVGSVPSDRASSNLLIRGDALHGLRALNELPEFAETYVGKVRLAYIDPPFNTGQAFAQYDDALEHSVWLTMIRDRLAQIRPLLAQDGSVWVHLDDTEVHRARSVLDELFGAGSHIASIVWEKDKGRRNDTDVSTVHDTILVYAVEPDQWAASRNLLPRTDAQNARYQNPDDDPRGPWLQGADGTAKSGSGSARFPVTLPSGRVVTPPKGNYWRFSERKLAEARAEGRVWFGRDGDRMPIIKRYLTDVQQGLVPRTWWTADEVGTNQAAKRDHLRRMFPDLEPFATPKPEQLMQRIIHIATSPGDIVLDCFAGSGTTAAVSHKLGRRWVTIESSAETVANYTIPRLKKVIRGEDDGGISTVRVAATEIPDDVTFADCKAAATTLESLRKADVLDVDDVSVRTVVKALRAAGRSKSEVVWAGGGGFVVLDIGPSMFEEIDGRVYLADWAANGALAEATAAQLKYAYELDPPFCGRKGRSRLAVIDGLVNESVVRLLLDALHPIEKLCVASTALDPAVQTVLRELRPGSVARKVPDSLLDEYRQSRRSQLQLASVLDGMRAEERAS, via the coding sequence GTGAAGGGACGGCTCGAACTCACCTGGACGAACAAGCATCAGGCGTTGCTAACGACGGAGGACGGTGGCTACGAGTGGGTCGCGCCCACCGACCATCGAGTCTCCGAGGTCCGCCTTCTGCACAGCGTCGACTCTGTCGGTTCGGTCCCGTCCGACCGCGCCAGCTCGAATCTGCTCATCCGCGGCGACGCGCTGCACGGCCTGCGCGCACTCAACGAGCTGCCCGAGTTCGCGGAGACGTACGTCGGGAAGGTGCGGCTCGCGTACATCGACCCTCCCTTCAACACAGGTCAGGCGTTCGCCCAGTACGACGATGCGCTCGAGCACTCGGTGTGGCTCACGATGATCCGGGATCGGCTAGCGCAGATCCGGCCGCTTCTCGCTCAGGACGGATCGGTCTGGGTGCATCTCGACGACACGGAGGTGCACCGGGCCCGCTCAGTACTTGATGAGTTGTTCGGCGCAGGTTCGCACATCGCGTCGATCGTGTGGGAGAAGGACAAGGGCCGCCGAAACGACACGGACGTATCCACGGTTCATGACACGATCCTTGTGTACGCCGTCGAACCCGATCAGTGGGCCGCGAGCCGCAACCTGCTGCCGCGGACCGACGCTCAGAACGCCCGCTACCAGAACCCAGACGACGACCCGCGTGGGCCATGGCTGCAGGGCGCTGATGGTACCGCTAAGAGTGGTTCGGGATCGGCCAGGTTCCCGGTCACGCTGCCATCGGGCCGAGTGGTAACACCCCCCAAGGGCAACTACTGGAGGTTCTCCGAGAGAAAGCTCGCGGAAGCGCGAGCGGAAGGCCGCGTCTGGTTCGGACGAGATGGCGACCGAATGCCAATCATCAAGCGGTACCTGACCGATGTCCAACAGGGCCTCGTGCCGCGAACCTGGTGGACCGCCGACGAGGTGGGCACTAATCAGGCCGCCAAGCGTGACCATCTACGACGCATGTTCCCGGATCTCGAACCGTTCGCGACGCCGAAGCCCGAACAACTGATGCAGCGAATCATCCACATCGCTACGAGCCCGGGCGACATCGTGCTCGATTGCTTCGCCGGATCTGGTACCACGGCGGCGGTCTCGCATAAGTTGGGGAGGCGGTGGGTGACAATCGAGTCATCTGCTGAGACCGTCGCTAACTACACGATCCCACGGTTGAAAAAGGTCATCCGGGGTGAAGACGACGGGGGAATCTCAACCGTTCGAGTCGCAGCGACAGAGATCCCCGACGACGTGACGTTCGCTGATTGCAAGGCAGCCGCGACCACACTGGAGTCGCTTCGAAAGGCCGATGTGCTCGACGTGGACGACGTCTCGGTCAGGACCGTCGTCAAGGCGTTGCGGGCCGCGGGGAGGAGCAAGTCGGAGGTCGTCTGGGCTGGCGGTGGTGGTTTCGTCGTACTCGACATCGGGCCGTCGATGTTCGAAGAGATCGATGGACGGGTGTATCTAGCTGACTGGGCTGCAAACGGCGCACTCGCAGAGGCAACGGCCGCACAGCTCAAGTACGCCTACGAACTCGACCCGCCCTTCTGCGGGCGCAAGGGCAGATCGCGGCTCGCCGTGATCGACGGACTCGTCAACGAGTCCGTCGTCAGGCTGCTCCTCGATGCCCTACACCCGATCGAGAAGTTGTGTGTTGCGAGTACAGCACTCGACCCCGCCGTTCAGACCGTGCTCCGGGAGTTGCGCCCGGGTTCCGTTGCCCGCAAGGTTCCGGACTCGTTGCTTGACGAGTACCGCCAGTCCAGACGTTCTCAATTGCAGCTGGCGTCGGTGTTGGACGGCATGCGCGCCGAGGAGCGGGCATCTTGA